One genomic region from Pseudomonas sp. R5-89-07 encodes:
- a CDS encoding enoyl-CoA hydratase encodes MSYETILLEVQGRVGLITLNRPQALNALNAQLVSELNQALDGLEANPQIGCIVLTGSKKAFAAGADIKEMADLTYPQIYLDDLFSDSDRVANRRKPIIAAVNGFALGGGCELALMCDFILAGDSARFGQPEVNLGVLPGMGGTQRLTRAVGKAKAMEMCLTGRFIDAVEAERCGIVARIVPADELLDEALKVATLIASKSVPISMMVKESVNRAFEVSLSEGVRFERRVFHAAFATQDQKEGMAAFVAKRAPEFKDK; translated from the coding sequence ATGAGTTACGAAACCATTTTGCTCGAAGTCCAAGGCCGCGTCGGGCTGATTACCCTCAACCGCCCGCAGGCGCTGAACGCCTTGAACGCCCAACTGGTCAGCGAGTTGAACCAGGCGCTGGACGGCCTGGAAGCCAACCCGCAGATCGGTTGCATCGTGCTGACCGGCTCGAAGAAAGCCTTCGCCGCCGGTGCCGACATCAAGGAAATGGCCGATCTGACCTACCCGCAGATCTACCTGGACGACCTGTTCAGCGACAGCGACCGCGTGGCCAACCGCCGCAAGCCGATCATTGCGGCAGTCAACGGCTTTGCCCTCGGTGGCGGCTGCGAACTGGCCTTGATGTGCGATTTTATCCTGGCCGGTGACAGCGCCAGGTTCGGTCAGCCGGAAGTCAACCTGGGCGTATTGCCAGGCATGGGCGGCACTCAGCGCCTTACCCGTGCGGTAGGCAAGGCCAAGGCCATGGAAATGTGCCTGACCGGGCGCTTTATCGACGCGGTAGAAGCAGAACGTTGCGGGATCGTCGCGCGTATCGTGCCGGCGGACGAACTGCTGGACGAAGCGTTGAAAGTGGCCACCCTGATCGCCAGTAAATCGGTACCGATCAGCATGATGGTCAAGGAAAGCGTGAACCGCGCGTTCGAAGTGAGCCTGTCCGAAGGCGTGCGTTTTGAACGTCGTGTGTTCCATGCAGCGTTCGCGACCCAGGATCAGAAGGAAGGCATGGCCGCGTTCGTGGCCAAGCGGGCACCGGAGTTCAAGGACAAGTAA
- a CDS encoding acyl-CoA dehydrogenase family protein — protein sequence MQDLEYTEEQVMIRDMARDFARGEIAPHAQAWEKAGWIDDALVAKMGELGLLGMVVPEEWGGTYVDYVAYALAVEEISAGDGATGALMSIHNSVGCGPILNYGTEAQKHTWLGALASGQAIGCFCLTEPQAGSEAHNLRTRAELQDGQWVINGAKQFVSNGKRAQLAIVFAVTDPELGKKGISAFLVPTDTQGFVVDRTEHKMGIRASDTCAVTFNQCTVPEANLLGERGKGLAIALSNLEGGRIGIAAQALGIARAAFEAALAYARDRVQFDKAIIEHQSVANLLADMQTQLNAARLLILHAARLRSAGKPCLSEASQAKLFASEMAEKVCSKAMQIHGGYGYLEDYPVERYYRDARITQIYEGTSEIQRMVIARELKHYQL from the coding sequence ATGCAAGATCTTGAATACACAGAAGAACAAGTAATGATCCGCGACATGGCCCGTGATTTTGCCCGTGGCGAAATCGCGCCCCATGCCCAAGCCTGGGAAAAGGCCGGCTGGATCGACGACGCGCTGGTGGCCAAAATGGGCGAACTGGGCCTGCTTGGCATGGTGGTGCCGGAAGAATGGGGCGGCACTTACGTTGACTACGTGGCCTATGCCCTGGCCGTAGAGGAAATTTCCGCTGGCGACGGCGCCACGGGCGCACTGATGAGTATCCACAATTCAGTGGGTTGCGGCCCGATCCTCAACTACGGCACAGAAGCGCAGAAACACACCTGGCTGGGCGCGCTTGCCAGCGGCCAGGCCATCGGCTGCTTTTGCCTGACCGAGCCCCAGGCCGGTTCCGAAGCTCATAACCTGCGCACCCGTGCCGAACTGCAAGACGGCCAGTGGGTGATCAACGGCGCCAAGCAGTTTGTCAGCAATGGCAAGCGCGCGCAGTTGGCCATTGTGTTCGCGGTGACCGACCCGGAGCTGGGCAAGAAAGGCATTTCGGCATTCCTGGTACCCACGGATACGCAGGGCTTCGTGGTCGACCGCACCGAACACAAAATGGGCATTCGGGCCTCCGACACCTGCGCCGTGACGTTCAACCAATGCACGGTGCCCGAAGCCAACCTGCTGGGCGAGCGCGGCAAAGGCCTGGCCATCGCGCTGTCCAACCTGGAGGGCGGGCGTATCGGTATCGCCGCCCAGGCCCTTGGCATCGCCCGGGCCGCCTTTGAAGCGGCGTTGGCCTATGCCCGTGACCGGGTGCAGTTTGACAAAGCCATCATCGAACACCAGAGCGTGGCTAACCTGCTGGCCGATATGCAAACCCAGCTGAACGCGGCGCGCCTGCTGATCCTGCACGCCGCCCGCCTGCGCAGCGCCGGCAAGCCGTGCCTGTCGGAAGCGTCCCAGGCCAAGCTGTTTGCCTCGGAAATGGCCGAAAAGGTCTGCTCGAAGGCGATGCAGATACATGGTGGGTATGGCTACCTGGAAGACTATCCGGTGGAGCGTTACTACCGGGATGCCCGGATCACCCAGATTTACGAGGGCACTAGCGAGATCCAGCGAATGGTGATTGCCAGGGAGCTGAAGCACTACCAGCTCTGA
- a CDS encoding type VI secretion system contractile sheath small subunit, with the protein MPENGLPVAVPRLDRLMGLRDALVALKGPLAEEPGMQENLQKRLINEEVDTLVLGKLSTPAPHSAGHIPSA; encoded by the coding sequence GTGCCAGAGAATGGATTACCTGTGGCGGTGCCAAGACTTGATCGGTTGATGGGGCTGCGCGATGCACTGGTGGCGCTGAAGGGCCCGCTGGCCGAGGAGCCAGGCATGCAGGAGAACCTGCAAAAACGCCTGATCAACGAAGAGGTCGACACGCTTGTACTGGGCAAGCTCAGCACCCCGGCCCCCCATAGCGCCGGGCATATTCCGTCGGCTTGA
- a CDS encoding acetyl-CoA C-acyltransferase — protein MNDPIVIVSAVRTPMGGFQGDLKGLTAPQLGAAAIRAAVERAGIATDAVDEVLFGCVLPAGLGQAPARQAALGAGLDKSTRCTTLNKMCGSGMEATILAHDALRAGSVDVVIAGGMESMSNAPYLLDRARSGYRMGHGKVLDHMFLDGLEDAYDKGRLMGTFAEDCAEHNGFTRQAQDDFAIASLTRAQEAITHGSFAAEIVPVQVTVGKEQKTILHDEQPPKARLDKIASLKPAFREGGTVTAANSSSISDGAAALLLMRESEARQRGLKPLAVIHGHAAFADEPGLFPVAPVGAIRKLMSKTGWNLEQVDLFEINEAFAVVSLVTMSKLEIPHSKVNVHGGACALGHPIGASGARILVTLLSALRQKGLKRGVAAICIGGGEATAMAVECLY, from the coding sequence ATGAACGATCCTATTGTTATCGTCAGCGCCGTGCGCACGCCCATGGGCGGGTTCCAGGGCGACCTCAAGGGCCTGACCGCGCCGCAACTGGGCGCCGCCGCGATCCGTGCGGCGGTCGAGCGGGCCGGTATCGCCACCGACGCCGTGGATGAGGTGCTGTTTGGCTGTGTGCTGCCCGCGGGCCTCGGCCAGGCGCCGGCTCGCCAGGCCGCGCTAGGCGCCGGGCTAGATAAGTCGACTCGCTGCACCACCCTCAACAAGATGTGCGGCTCCGGCATGGAGGCGACGATTCTGGCGCACGATGCGTTGCGCGCCGGCAGCGTCGACGTGGTGATCGCCGGCGGCATGGAAAGCATGTCCAATGCGCCGTACCTGCTCGACCGCGCCCGCAGCGGCTATCGCATGGGCCACGGCAAGGTGCTCGACCATATGTTCCTCGACGGCCTGGAAGACGCTTACGACAAAGGCCGCCTGATGGGTACCTTTGCCGAGGACTGCGCTGAGCACAACGGTTTTACCCGGCAAGCCCAGGACGATTTTGCGATTGCCTCCCTGACGCGCGCCCAGGAAGCCATCACCCACGGCAGTTTTGCCGCCGAGATTGTCCCGGTACAGGTCACCGTCGGCAAAGAGCAAAAAACTATCCTGCATGACGAACAGCCGCCCAAGGCCCGGCTGGACAAGATCGCGAGCCTGAAACCAGCGTTCCGCGAAGGCGGCACGGTAACCGCAGCCAACTCCAGCTCGATCTCCGATGGCGCCGCGGCGCTGCTGTTGATGCGTGAGTCCGAGGCGCGGCAGCGCGGCCTCAAGCCCCTGGCGGTGATTCATGGGCATGCGGCGTTTGCCGATGAGCCGGGGCTGTTTCCGGTGGCACCTGTCGGGGCGATCCGCAAGCTGATGAGCAAAACCGGCTGGAACCTGGAGCAGGTCGACCTGTTCGAGATCAACGAAGCCTTCGCGGTGGTCAGCCTGGTTACCATGAGCAAGTTGGAGATTCCCCACAGCAAGGTCAACGTGCACGGCGGCGCCTGTGCCCTGGGCCACCCGATCGGCGCCTCGGGGGCGCGCATCCTGGTGACCCTGCTCTCGGCGCTGCGCCAGAAAGGCCTGAAGCGTGGCGTCGCCGCGATCTGTATCGGCGGTGGTGAAGCCACGGCCATGGCCGTTGAATGCCTGTATTAA
- a CDS encoding enoyl-CoA hydratase/isomerase family protein produces the protein MTAQVSSEASHADIQQQEILSEVRNHIGHLTLNRPAGLNAITLDMVRSMTAQLQAWADDPQVYAVVLRGAGDKAFCAGGDIRSLYDSFKGGHTLHEDFFVEEYALDLAIHHYPKPVLALMDGFVLGGGMGLVQGADLRVVTERSRLAMPEVAIGYFPDVGGSYFLPRIPGELGIYLGVTGVQIRAADALYCGLADWYLDSAKLTELAHKLDSLSWGDSPLKDLQGVLAKLAVQQLPDAPLAALRPAIDHFFALPDVPSIVEQLQQVTVADSHEWALTTANLMQTRSPLAMAVTLHMLRRGRHLPLEQCFALELHLDRQWFARGDLIEGVRALIIDKDKNPQWNPPTLQRLDADHVESFFRDFAQIEN, from the coding sequence ATGACTGCTCAGGTGTCCTCCGAAGCAAGCCACGCCGATATTCAGCAGCAAGAAATACTGAGTGAGGTGCGTAACCACATCGGTCACCTCACCCTCAATCGGCCCGCCGGTTTGAATGCCATCACGCTGGACATGGTGCGCTCGATGACCGCGCAGCTACAGGCCTGGGCCGATGATCCGCAGGTCTACGCCGTTGTGCTGCGCGGTGCCGGCGACAAGGCCTTCTGTGCAGGCGGCGATATTCGTTCCCTGTACGACAGTTTCAAGGGTGGCCACACCCTGCATGAAGACTTCTTCGTCGAGGAATATGCCCTTGACCTGGCCATTCACCATTACCCTAAGCCGGTCCTGGCCTTGATGGACGGCTTCGTGCTTGGCGGCGGCATGGGCCTGGTACAAGGCGCCGACCTGCGTGTGGTCACCGAGCGCAGTCGACTGGCGATGCCGGAAGTGGCCATCGGGTATTTTCCGGACGTGGGCGGCAGCTATTTCCTGCCGCGTATCCCTGGGGAATTGGGGATTTACCTTGGCGTCACCGGGGTGCAGATCCGCGCGGCGGATGCCCTCTACTGCGGTCTGGCGGATTGGTACCTCGACAGCGCCAAGCTGACAGAACTTGCGCACAAGCTTGATAGCCTGTCATGGGGCGATTCTCCCCTCAAGGACCTGCAAGGTGTGCTCGCCAAGCTGGCCGTACAGCAATTGCCCGATGCCCCGCTGGCGGCCTTGCGCCCGGCCATCGACCATTTCTTCGCCCTCCCGGACGTACCGAGCATTGTCGAGCAACTGCAGCAGGTCACCGTCGCCGACAGCCACGAATGGGCACTGACCACCGCCAACCTGATGCAGACCCGCTCGCCCCTGGCCATGGCCGTCACCCTGCACATGCTGCGCCGTGGTCGCCACCTGCCGCTTGAACAATGCTTTGCCCTGGAGCTGCACCTGGACCGCCAATGGTTTGCCCGCGGAGACCTGATCGAAGGGGTTCGCGCGCTGATCATCGATAAAGACAAGAACCCGCAGTGGAACCCACCCACTCTGCAGAGACTGGACGCCGACCATGTCGAAAGCTTTTTTCGCGACTTCGCGCAGATTGAGAACTAA
- a CDS encoding HPP family protein: MLARWLPAAINTRPTEWSRAAIGMALGTMLSVWVCAQVFGMEVALHLLGPLGASAVLLFAVSSGALAQPWSIIGSYLCAGVVALLVARVLGRTLGSACLAAGMTVVLICWLRCLHPPAGGLAMTLVLADPASIALGWHALAPVMLGAGVLLTSALAYNNATRTRYPKGLAEPTPVVIGAAPVTDPAITAADLKLALADMEQFFDVEPTALEQLIHAAEGHARRRSIGEVLASRVV; the protein is encoded by the coding sequence ATGCTCGCTCGCTGGTTACCCGCTGCCATCAATACCCGCCCCACTGAATGGAGCCGCGCCGCTATCGGCATGGCGTTAGGCACAATGCTCAGCGTCTGGGTGTGTGCCCAGGTGTTTGGCATGGAAGTCGCCCTCCATCTGCTTGGCCCGCTGGGAGCTTCGGCGGTGCTGCTGTTCGCGGTATCGTCGGGAGCACTGGCACAGCCGTGGTCGATTATCGGCAGTTACCTGTGCGCCGGCGTAGTGGCATTGCTCGTGGCGCGGGTGTTGGGGCGCACCCTGGGCAGCGCTTGCCTGGCGGCGGGCATGACGGTGGTGCTGATCTGCTGGCTACGCTGCCTGCACCCACCGGCCGGTGGCCTGGCCATGACGCTGGTACTGGCCGATCCCGCCTCCATTGCCCTCGGCTGGCACGCGCTGGCCCCGGTCATGCTGGGTGCCGGCGTGCTGCTGACCAGCGCCTTGGCTTATAACAACGCCACCCGCACCCGTTATCCCAAGGGGTTGGCCGAGCCGACGCCGGTCGTGATCGGCGCTGCGCCCGTAACCGATCCAGCCATCACCGCCGCCGACCTCAAGCTGGCATTGGCCGACATGGAGCAGTTCTTCGACGTCGAGCCCACGGCACTGGAGCAATTGATTCATGCCGCCGAAGGCCACGCGCGGCGTCGCAGTATCGGTGAGGTCCTGGCCAGCCGCGTGGTTTGA
- a CDS encoding glycosyltransferase family 39 protein, with protein sequence MNKAHPPLLSPTIRRQSLGLGLLALLLFITGNWHQAIIGFDSRFVLFAQEMLRHGPSFFPTTYGQPYADYLATSTLLTWLLSLPFGQVNSLTAWLPTAIASASIVVLVYRLTAPYSPRWGLLSIAMLLLSSTFISETRAVSLDQMLAAVTLAVFYLAYAHEHFAAAKRMHWVFALLILGFAIRGPIGLVIPTGVLCSYYLINRQWRQLFSFGLLALALLAACIGLLLLLAKLSGGEDFMQDVIRMQFLGRMDGSEGSGGVLYYFTSSLGNYALAYPVALLVLLAVISGGRRAPDPALKLVLYCAAAAVLVMLGLSVPQAKKARYILPMLPMAAIIAAYPFQVAQGRLFGLLRGLMLVVWTLLPTLLVVGLIVARRRYPEPLADLGVIFGVLTLLQVLAVLALFSARLRWVGPAFAAVVAVWTTYIMVVEPLERSLYDTRTFTLAVKAQTQQQPAPLVLHALGKDAKAIKFMVNFDCDKVPLFTQLPAELQPIQAPAWLVMSQADFENLTDPRLRSLTPTLTGAFDKNPYVLLHLEKIPPP encoded by the coding sequence GTGAACAAGGCTCACCCGCCCCTGCTCAGCCCAACGATCCGTCGACAGTCACTGGGTTTGGGGCTTTTGGCTCTGCTGCTGTTTATCACCGGTAACTGGCACCAGGCAATTATCGGCTTCGACTCGCGCTTCGTGCTGTTTGCCCAGGAAATGCTGCGCCACGGGCCGAGTTTCTTTCCCACCACCTACGGCCAGCCGTATGCCGACTACCTGGCCACCTCGACCCTGCTGACCTGGCTGTTGTCTCTGCCATTTGGCCAGGTCAACAGCCTCACGGCCTGGCTGCCCACCGCTATCGCTTCGGCGTCCATCGTGGTGCTGGTGTATCGACTTACCGCGCCCTATTCCCCACGCTGGGGCTTGCTGAGCATTGCAATGCTGTTGCTCAGCAGCACCTTTATCAGCGAAACCCGCGCCGTCTCCCTGGACCAGATGCTCGCGGCCGTGACCCTGGCGGTGTTTTACCTGGCTTATGCCCATGAACACTTTGCTGCGGCCAAGCGGATGCACTGGGTGTTTGCGCTGTTAATCCTCGGGTTTGCGATTCGCGGGCCGATTGGCCTGGTGATTCCTACCGGGGTGCTGTGCAGCTATTACCTGATCAACCGTCAATGGCGCCAGTTGTTCAGCTTCGGGCTGCTGGCGCTGGCCTTGCTGGCGGCGTGTATCGGCCTGCTGTTGCTGCTGGCCAAGCTCAGCGGTGGCGAAGACTTCATGCAGGACGTGATCCGCATGCAGTTTCTCGGGCGCATGGATGGCAGCGAAGGCTCTGGCGGCGTGCTGTATTACTTCACCAGCTCCCTCGGCAACTATGCGCTGGCCTATCCAGTAGCGCTTCTGGTGCTGCTGGCCGTGATCAGCGGCGGCCGCCGAGCGCCCGATCCGGCATTGAAGCTGGTGCTGTATTGCGCGGCGGCGGCGGTACTGGTGATGCTTGGCCTGTCGGTGCCCCAAGCGAAAAAGGCGCGGTATATCCTGCCGATGCTGCCGATGGCCGCAATCATCGCTGCGTATCCGTTTCAGGTGGCCCAGGGTCGTCTATTCGGCCTGCTGCGCGGTCTGATGCTGGTGGTGTGGACGCTGTTGCCCACGCTGCTGGTGGTCGGGCTGATCGTTGCGCGGCGACGCTACCCGGAACCGCTGGCCGATCTCGGGGTGATCTTCGGCGTATTGACGCTGCTCCAAGTGCTGGCGGTACTGGCACTGTTCAGCGCTCGACTGCGCTGGGTTGGTCCGGCATTCGCTGCGGTGGTGGCGGTCTGGACGACTTACATCATGGTGGTCGAACCCCTGGAGCGCAGCCTTTACGACACGCGCACCTTTACCCTCGCAGTCAAGGCCCAGACCCAGCAACAACCGGCGCCGCTGGTACTGCACGCCTTGGGCAAAGACGCGAAAGCCATCAAGTTCATGGTCAACTTCGATTGTGACAAGGTCCCGCTGTTTACCCAGTTACCCGCCGAACTCCAGCCTATACAGGCGCCGGCCTGGCTGGTGATGAGCCAGGCAGATTTCGAGAACCTGACTGACCCACGCTTGCGTTCGCTCACGCCGACGCTCACTGGAGCGTTCGACAAGAACCCGTACGTGTTGCTGCATTTGGAGAAAATTCCACCTCCTTGA
- the arnF gene encoding 4-amino-4-deoxy-L-arabinose-phosphoundecaprenol flippase subunit ArnF, with product MSRMRGFALALGSVGLVSAAQLGMRWSMTRLPLPNEWLSAVSAGSIDLSALGVVSLAILAYALSMLCWLGALKHLPLGRAYSLLSISYALVYLLAACLPVFNEHFSFSKTLGVALVILGVLVINSRRASTSSPRNTP from the coding sequence ATGAGCCGGATGCGCGGTTTCGCCCTGGCCCTGGGCAGCGTCGGCCTGGTCAGCGCCGCCCAGTTGGGCATGCGCTGGAGCATGACGCGCCTGCCGTTGCCGAATGAATGGCTGAGCGCCGTGAGTGCCGGCAGCATCGACCTGAGCGCGCTGGGCGTGGTGAGCTTGGCGATCCTCGCCTACGCACTGTCGATGCTCTGCTGGCTCGGCGCGCTGAAGCACTTGCCCCTTGGGCGCGCTTACTCGCTGCTCAGCATCAGCTACGCGCTGGTGTACCTGCTGGCGGCCTGCCTGCCGGTCTTCAACGAACATTTTTCGTTCTCAAAAACCCTGGGGGTGGCCTTGGTCATCCTCGGCGTACTGGTTATCAACTCTCGTCGTGCTAGCACCTCAAGTCCCAGGAATACCCCATGA
- a CDS encoding UDP-glucose/GDP-mannose dehydrogenase family protein: protein MKISVFGSGYVGLVQATVLAEVGHDVICMDVDRHKVESLQKGHVTIFEPGLAAMVKENLESGRLRFTYDEKLAVEHGEVLFIAVGTPSDEDGSADLKYVLSVGDAVARHRVAPVILVEKSTVPVGTGDTLRDHMQKKLHAAGRELQFDIVSNPEFLKEGSAVTDCRRPDRIIIGCEREEVREVMRDLYAPFNRNHDRIIFMDVRSAELTKYAANCMLATKISFINQIAELAEHLGADIEAVRLGIGADSRIGYHFIYPGCGYGGSCFPKDMRALIHSAKQANCSSDLLEAVEAINQRQKSKLFERINAFFRGDLRGKTFALWGLAFKPNTDDMRDAPSRVLMEALWAAGANVRAFDPEAMQETQRIYGDDPRLMLMGTPESTLGGADALIVCTEWQQFKAPDFDLIHQRLKTPVIFDGRNLYDGERLTRKGFKYFPIGRGDSCELPIPQQNWVPQAKAG, encoded by the coding sequence ATGAAAATCAGTGTATTTGGTAGTGGTTACGTCGGCCTGGTACAGGCCACCGTATTAGCCGAAGTCGGTCACGATGTTATTTGCATGGACGTTGACCGACACAAGGTCGAGTCGCTGCAAAAGGGCCACGTGACGATCTTCGAGCCGGGCCTGGCGGCCATGGTCAAGGAAAACCTGGAAAGCGGGCGCCTGCGTTTCACCTATGACGAAAAACTCGCCGTCGAACATGGTGAAGTGCTGTTCATTGCAGTGGGCACACCGTCGGACGAAGACGGTTCGGCCGATCTCAAATACGTGCTGTCGGTGGGTGATGCGGTAGCCCGCCATCGCGTGGCGCCGGTGATCCTGGTGGAAAAATCCACCGTGCCTGTGGGCACCGGCGACACCCTGCGCGATCACATGCAGAAAAAGCTGCACGCAGCGGGCCGTGAACTGCAATTCGATATCGTCTCCAACCCGGAATTCCTCAAGGAAGGCTCGGCTGTAACCGACTGCCGCCGCCCGGACCGCATCATCATCGGCTGCGAGCGCGAAGAAGTGCGTGAAGTGATGCGCGACCTGTACGCCCCGTTCAACCGCAACCATGACCGCATCATCTTCATGGACGTGCGCAGCGCCGAGCTGACCAAGTACGCCGCCAACTGCATGCTCGCCACCAAGATCAGCTTCATCAACCAGATCGCCGAGCTGGCCGAACACCTGGGTGCCGACATCGAAGCCGTCCGCCTGGGGATTGGTGCCGACTCGCGCATCGGCTATCACTTCATTTATCCAGGTTGCGGCTACGGCGGCTCGTGCTTCCCCAAGGACATGCGCGCGCTCATCCACAGCGCCAAGCAGGCCAACTGCTCCAGCGACCTTCTGGAAGCCGTGGAAGCCATCAACCAGCGGCAGAAAAGCAAGCTGTTCGAGCGCATCAACGCGTTCTTCAGGGGTGACCTGCGCGGCAAGACCTTCGCCTTGTGGGGCCTGGCGTTCAAGCCCAACACCGACGACATGCGCGACGCACCGAGCCGCGTGCTGATGGAGGCATTGTGGGCCGCCGGCGCGAACGTACGTGCGTTCGACCCCGAAGCCATGCAGGAAACCCAGCGCATCTACGGCGACGACCCACGCTTGATGCTGATGGGCACGCCGGAGTCCACCCTGGGCGGTGCCGACGCGCTGATCGTCTGCACCGAGTGGCAGCAATTCAAGGCACCGGATTTCGACCTGATCCACCAGCGCCTGAAAACTCCGGTGATCTTCGACGGTCGCAACCTGTACGACGGCGAGCGCCTGACGCGCAAAGGCTTCAAATATTTCCCGATCGGCCGTGGCGATTCCTGCGAGTTGCCGATCCCCCAGCAAAACTGGGTGCCGCAGGCCAAGGCAGGCTGA
- a CDS encoding acyl-CoA dehydrogenase, whose translation MLPNDEHLQISDAARQFAQERLKPFAAEWDREHRFPREAIGEMAELGFFGMLVPEQWGGCDTGYLAYAMALEEIAAGDGACSTIMSVHNSVGCVPILKFGNDQQKEQFLEPLASGAMLGAFALTEPQAGSDASSLKTRARLEGDHYVLNGCKQFITSGQNAGVVIVFAVTDPTAGKRGISAFIVPTDSPGYTVARVEDKLGQHASDTCQILFEDVKVPLANRLGEEGEGYRIALANLEGGRVGIAAQSVGMARAAFEAARDYARERESFGKALIEHQAVAFRLADMATQIAVARQMVHYAAALRDSGKPALVEASMAKLFASEMAEKVCSAALQTLGGYGYLSDFPLERIYRDVRVCQIYEGTSDIQRMVISRNL comes from the coding sequence ATGCTGCCTAATGACGAACACCTGCAAATCAGCGACGCGGCCCGGCAGTTTGCCCAGGAACGTTTGAAACCGTTCGCCGCCGAATGGGACCGCGAGCATCGCTTTCCCAGAGAAGCCATCGGTGAGATGGCCGAACTGGGCTTTTTCGGCATGCTCGTGCCGGAACAATGGGGCGGCTGCGACACGGGTTACCTGGCCTACGCCATGGCCCTGGAAGAAATTGCTGCCGGCGACGGGGCATGCTCCACCATCATGAGCGTGCACAACTCGGTGGGTTGCGTGCCGATCCTCAAGTTCGGCAATGACCAGCAGAAGGAACAATTCCTCGAGCCGCTGGCCAGCGGGGCCATGCTCGGCGCCTTTGCGCTGACCGAGCCCCAGGCCGGTTCCGATGCCAGCAGCCTTAAAACCCGTGCGCGCCTTGAGGGTGACCATTACGTGCTCAACGGCTGCAAACAATTCATCACCTCCGGGCAAAACGCCGGCGTGGTGATTGTGTTTGCGGTCACTGACCCGACGGCGGGCAAGCGCGGCATCAGTGCGTTTATCGTTCCCACCGATTCACCGGGCTATACCGTGGCGCGGGTCGAGGACAAGCTGGGGCAGCACGCCTCGGATACCTGTCAGATCCTGTTTGAAGACGTGAAGGTGCCGCTCGCCAACCGTCTGGGCGAGGAGGGCGAGGGCTACCGGATCGCCCTGGCCAACCTTGAAGGCGGGCGCGTGGGCATTGCCGCGCAATCGGTGGGCATGGCCCGCGCCGCGTTTGAAGCGGCCCGCGACTACGCCCGCGAGCGGGAAAGCTTCGGCAAGGCCCTGATCGAACACCAGGCCGTGGCCTTTCGCCTGGCGGACATGGCCACGCAAATTGCCGTGGCCCGGCAAATGGTCCATTACGCGGCCGCCCTGCGCGACAGCGGCAAACCGGCGCTGGTCGAGGCCTCCATGGCCAAGCTGTTCGCGTCGGAAATGGCCGAGAAAGTCTGCTCGGCCGCCTTGCAAACCCTGGGCGGTTACGGTTACCTGAGCGACTTCCCGTTGGAGCGGATCTACCGCGATGTGCGGGTCTGCCAGATTTACGAAGGCACCAGCGATATCCAGCGCATGGTCATCTCACGCAATCTTTAA
- a CDS encoding SDR family NAD(P)-dependent oxidoreductase translates to MQIENKVFLISGGASGLGAATADMLVAAGAKVMLVDLNAEAVAAKATQLGDNARSAVADISQEAAAEAAVQATVAAFGGLHGLVNCAGVVRGEKILGKNGPHALASFAQVINVNLIGSFNLLRLAAAAIAETEANAEGERGVIINTASVAAFDGQIGQAAYAASKGAIASLTLPAARELARFGIRVMTIAPGIFETPMMAGMTPEVRESLAAGVPFPPRLGKPAEYAALVRHIIENSMLNGEVIRLDGALRMAAK, encoded by the coding sequence ATGCAGATTGAAAACAAGGTATTCCTCATCAGCGGCGGCGCTTCGGGCCTCGGTGCAGCCACCGCCGACATGCTGGTCGCGGCGGGCGCCAAGGTCATGCTGGTGGACCTCAACGCCGAGGCCGTTGCCGCAAAAGCCACGCAGCTGGGCGACAACGCCCGCAGCGCCGTGGCCGATATCAGCCAGGAAGCGGCTGCCGAAGCGGCGGTGCAAGCCACCGTTGCTGCCTTTGGCGGTTTGCATGGGTTGGTCAACTGTGCCGGCGTGGTGCGAGGCGAGAAAATCCTCGGCAAAAACGGCCCGCATGCCCTGGCCAGCTTCGCCCAGGTGATCAACGTCAACCTGATCGGCAGCTTCAACCTGTTGCGCCTGGCTGCTGCGGCTATCGCTGAAACCGAAGCGAATGCCGAGGGTGAACGCGGTGTGATCATCAATACCGCCTCGGTGGCGGCGTTTGACGGGCAGATCGGCCAGGCTGCGTACGCCGCATCCAAGGGCGCGATTGCCAGCCTCACGTTGCCGGCCGCCCGTGAACTGGCGCGTTTTGGTATCCGGGTGATGACCATCGCCCCGGGCATTTTCGAAACCCCGATGATGGCCGGCATGACCCCTGAAGTACGCGAATCCCTCGCCGCTGGCGTGCCGTTCCCGCCACGCCTGGGCAAACCCGCCGAATATGCGGCGCTGGTGCGGCACATCATTGAAAACAGCATGCTCAATGGCGAGGTGATCCGGCTTGACGGCGCCTTGCGCATGGCGGCCAAGTAA